The DNA segment GcattttggaaaaaaatctTCATCTATCTTCATTTTCTCTCAATTTTTTCACAGCAAAAAATTTGAAAAGCTAAACTTTTTACTGTTTCAATTTAAAAGAAGGGAAGATAAAATGGTGATCAGAAATGAAAAAAACATCACATTGAACAAGACTTCACTACAAAGGAACATGTCTAGTCAATGAAAATGATTACAGAGTTAGTAAGAAAAAATAACTATGGGTTATTTCTAGTCTTTGCCTTAATCGTGACACTAACTTCATAAACTCGAATCCAACAAGTTTTTTTGCATGTTAAATACACGTCTTGGCTTTAGCCAAGTATTTGGATACTCCTTGATGCGCGTTTACTCTGTAGCTTCCTGCGTTTTTGCCGGTTCTGACAGCGATCCCCACCTTCAACAGCGAATATATAATAAACAAAAGTTGTCTTAATTGACCTCATAGATGGTGCAACACGCTTTCACTTTTTTCTTATGAAACCAAACGCGTAAATGAGACAGAAAGAGAACAACCTTAGTTTCTTACCAATAGTTAAGAAGTTAGATGTAGAGATTGCTGAATGATTTTGACAAGTGACAAGTAATAAGCAAGCAGAGGAGTCACAAATTCGAACCATGTTTCCAAAATGTTTGGGTTTCTGCGGTTGGAAGCACACTAGTTCATCTCAGAAACAGCATCCAACGCTAATACATGAGTTGTGCCAGCAATTTTCTCTCACCGATCTTAAGAAATCGACAAACAACTTTCATCATACCAGACTAATTGGATACTCAAGCTTTGGTAAACTATACAAAGGTTGCCTCCAACACGACGATGGTTCTGAATATTCAGTTACAATAAAGCCATTATATGGAGAAGATAACATCGAAGGAAACAACCAGTTTAACAAAGAAGTAGAGTTGCTCTGTCAGCTTCATCACCCTAATTGTGTCTCTCTTATAGGATTCTGCAATcacaaaaaagagaaaattcTTGTGTACGAGTACATGTCCAATGGATCTCTAGATCAATACATACAAGGTAAGTTTAGAGAAGCACTGTCATGGAGGAAAAGGATAGAGATATGCATAGGAGTTGCTCGTGGACTGCACTACCTTCATGCTGGAGCCAAACGCACCATCTTTCACCGTGACGTTTGTCTCTCAAACATTC comes from the Phaseolus vulgaris cultivar G19833 chromosome 8, P. vulgaris v2.0, whole genome shotgun sequence genome and includes:
- the LOC137825474 gene encoding receptor-like protein kinase ANXUR2; the encoded protein is MFPKCLGFCGWKHTSSSQKQHPTLIHELCQQFSLTDLKKSTNNFHHTRLIGYSSFGKLYKGCLQHDDGSEYSVTIKPLYGEDNIEGNNQFNKEVELLCQLHHPNCVSLIGFCNHKKEKILVYEYMSNGSLDQYIQGKFREALSWRKRIEICIGVARGLHYLHAGAKRTIFHRDVCLSNILLDDQMEPKLAGFGRSIQGARFMSKPKTIPIDDDTWGSYGYHPMQHFRDTIVTDKCDVFTFGMLLLEIVWGRRYFAMKEIDGFLEKPVEENIDMDIKGKIAPECWKVFIDIIQRCVNSAADERPTMGEVELQLEYALSLQEQADSTNIHGDYILLSKTIVNLKP